In Aquimarina sp. TRL1, a single window of DNA contains:
- a CDS encoding GH92 family glycosyl hydrolase → MKNYTKWTLLGIAAIMLSCTTDKVTAPVQSTNHLSYVDPFIGTGGHGHTYPGATIPFGMLQVSPDNGISKWDWCSGYHYSDSLAIGFSHLHLSGTGIGDLADIRLMPVTKKVAIDQQANSRDSIPYSSRYSHEQEAASPGYYKVFLEDPQVMAEFTTDKRTAYHRYTYKEGDKQSVIIDLGFGINWDQTTASTIRVVDKYTVSGYRHSTGWAKNQKVFFVAKFSKSISDYALVTDRTYAVKTSVVTGKKTTAQLFFNTLDKKELEVKVSISSVSEANALANMAKDPIPFDFEHKKSEAAAQWNTQLSKIAVSTSVDSLKTIFYTALYHAQLAPVLFGDSNGEVRMENDSIRKTEGFEMYSTFSLWDTFRAEHPLLTIIAPERVPDMIQAMLLYYKERGTLPVWTLYGNETNTMTGYHSIPVITEAYIKGIEGFDVETAYQAMKMTMTQTDRGLDHYQQYSYIPYTLLDESVTITLEYAYNDWCVAQLAKALGKKEDYAYFMKRSQAFTHLFDPETGFMRGKSEDGNSWHEPFDPKYSAHRVHADYTEGNAWQHSWFVLHDVEKLIALHGGEEKFTQKLEQLFTESSEITGDNVSVDISGLIGQYAHGNEPSHHIAYLYNFANKPWKTQYWVREILKTQYDTTPEGLSGNEDCGQMSAWYVFSAMGIYPFNPASGIYQIGSPVFEKVTITVDAETSFTILADKASDKNLYIQSATLNGIPLNRTYITHEELLKGGTLHFIMGDTPNKSWGITTKQTPP, encoded by the coding sequence ATGAAGAACTATACAAAATGGACCTTATTGGGAATTGCAGCTATCATGCTATCATGTACTACTGATAAGGTTACTGCCCCTGTCCAATCCACAAATCATTTATCTTATGTAGATCCGTTTATCGGAACAGGAGGTCATGGTCATACCTATCCGGGGGCAACGATTCCTTTTGGGATGTTGCAAGTGAGCCCGGATAATGGAATATCCAAATGGGATTGGTGCTCGGGATATCATTATTCAGATAGCCTAGCGATAGGATTTAGTCATTTGCATCTCAGCGGTACCGGAATAGGGGATCTGGCTGATATCAGGTTGATGCCTGTTACTAAAAAAGTAGCCATTGATCAGCAAGCGAATAGCAGGGATAGTATTCCGTACAGTTCGCGTTATTCACATGAGCAGGAAGCGGCTTCTCCTGGGTATTATAAGGTGTTTCTGGAAGATCCTCAGGTGATGGCAGAATTTACAACAGATAAACGAACCGCTTATCACAGGTATACCTATAAAGAAGGAGATAAGCAGTCTGTAATTATCGATCTCGGATTTGGGATTAACTGGGATCAGACAACTGCTTCGACTATACGGGTAGTGGATAAGTATACAGTATCAGGGTATCGGCATAGTACCGGATGGGCTAAAAATCAAAAAGTGTTTTTCGTAGCGAAATTTTCAAAGTCTATTTCGGACTATGCCCTTGTTACAGATCGTACCTATGCAGTAAAAACATCAGTTGTCACAGGGAAGAAGACGACCGCTCAACTTTTTTTCAATACACTGGATAAAAAAGAACTGGAAGTAAAAGTGAGTATCTCTTCCGTCAGTGAAGCCAATGCCCTGGCTAATATGGCGAAGGACCCCATACCATTTGATTTTGAACATAAAAAATCCGAGGCAGCTGCTCAATGGAATACGCAGCTATCCAAAATAGCAGTGAGTACTTCGGTAGATTCTTTAAAAACGATTTTCTATACCGCCTTATACCATGCACAATTAGCACCGGTTCTCTTTGGAGATTCCAACGGAGAAGTACGTATGGAAAACGATAGTATCCGAAAAACGGAAGGTTTTGAAATGTATTCTACCTTTTCCTTATGGGATACATTTAGAGCAGAACACCCGTTATTAACCATCATTGCTCCGGAACGGGTTCCGGATATGATTCAGGCAATGTTGCTGTATTATAAAGAACGGGGAACACTTCCCGTATGGACTTTATATGGTAATGAAACCAATACCATGACAGGCTATCACTCCATTCCTGTAATCACAGAAGCTTATATAAAAGGAATAGAAGGCTTTGATGTAGAAACAGCCTATCAAGCAATGAAAATGACAATGACACAAACCGATAGAGGGTTGGATCATTATCAACAATATAGTTATATCCCATATACACTGTTAGACGAATCAGTAACTATCACTTTAGAATACGCATACAATGATTGGTGTGTCGCTCAGTTAGCCAAAGCGCTGGGCAAGAAGGAGGACTATGCGTATTTTATGAAACGGTCACAAGCTTTTACGCATTTATTTGACCCGGAAACAGGGTTTATGAGAGGGAAATCCGAGGATGGAAATTCCTGGCATGAACCCTTCGATCCGAAGTATTCTGCTCATAGAGTTCATGCAGATTATACCGAAGGTAATGCCTGGCAACATAGCTGGTTTGTACTGCATGATGTAGAAAAGCTGATTGCACTGCATGGAGGGGAGGAAAAATTTACACAAAAGCTGGAACAGTTATTCACTGAATCCTCAGAGATTACAGGAGATAATGTGTCGGTTGATATTTCTGGTCTGATAGGACAGTATGCACATGGGAATGAACCCAGTCATCATATTGCCTATCTGTATAATTTTGCAAATAAACCCTGGAAAACCCAGTATTGGGTGCGGGAAATACTGAAAACACAGTATGATACTACCCCTGAAGGATTAAGTGGTAATGAAGACTGTGGTCAGATGTCTGCCTGGTACGTATTTAGTGCGATGGGAATATATCCTTTTAATCCGGCATCAGGGATCTATCAGATAGGAAGCCCGGTTTTTGAAAAGGTTACAATAACAGTAGATGCAGAGACATCATTTACAATTCTTGCCGATAAGGCTTCAGATAAAAATCTGTATATACAATCTGCTACACTGAATGGAATCCCCTTAAACAGGACTTATATCACACATGAAGAATTGCTCAAAGGAGGAACGTTACATTTTATAATGGGAGATACTCCTAATAAAAGCTGGGGAATTACAACAAAACAAACACCCCCATAG